The following coding sequences lie in one Panicum virgatum strain AP13 chromosome 6N, P.virgatum_v5, whole genome shotgun sequence genomic window:
- the LOC120678361 gene encoding pentatricopeptide repeat-containing protein At1g80150, mitochondrial-like, whose amino-acid sequence MLSLGAIRKLCAAFDAVALTVIAAGLSRPPTGRHPFSSAHAHSPHPPDFPTIAACRAAVSASKGSRSPAAAAKEEQQPLLLRIKHELDPERLYELFRANAHNRLLVENRFAFEDTVARLAAARRNDLVEEILEQHKALPQGRREGFVVRIIGLYGKAGMPDHALRTFQEMEMYGCPRTAKSLNAAMKVLLRARLFDEALSLFEEGSQKYGVELDDISYNTVVKMFCDMGKLRAAYQAMQKMEEAGVRPDVITYTTLMAAFYNCGQREIGDGLWNLMRLRGCNPTLASYNVRIQFLINRRRGWQANDLVRKMHAAGIKPDEISYNLIIKGFFMMGEHEMAKTVFGAMHGRGCKPNNKVYQTMVHYLCEKRDFDLAFRLCKDSMEKNWFPSATTIVQLLKGLMAISKDRNAREIMMLVAGRKPSYSDDEMKVFKDILSHGNTGR is encoded by the coding sequence ATGCTCTCTCTGGGCGCCATCCGCAAGTTGTGCGCCGCCTTCGACGCCGTCGCGCTCACCGTCATCGCCGCGGGGCTCTCCCGGCctcccaccggccgccaccccTTCTCCTCCGCTCACGCGCACTCCCCACATCCACCAGACTTCCCCACCATCGCTGCCTGCCGCGCCGCGGTCTCTGCCTCCAAGGGTAGCCgttcccctgccgccgccgccaaggaggagcagcagccgtTGCTGCTCAGGATCAAACACGAGCTGGACCCGGAGCGGCTGTACGAGCTGTTCAGGGCCAATGCGCACAACCGCCTGCTGGTGGAGAACCGCTTCGCGTTCGAGGACACGGTGGCGCGCCTGGCAGCTGCTCGACGGAATGACCTCGTGGAGGAGATCCTCGAGCAGCACAAGGCGCTGCCCCAGGGGAGGCGCGAAGGGTTCGTGGTCAGGATCATCGGCCTCTACGGGAAGGCCGGGATGCCGGACCACGCCCTGCGGACTTTCCAGGAGATGGAGATGTACGGATGCCCGCGCACAGCCAAGTCGCTCAATGCCGCCATGAAGGTCCTGCTACGAGCAAGGCTCTTTGATGAGGCCCTGAGTCTTTTTGAGGAGGGATCACAGAAGTATGGTGTTGAGCTGGATGACATCTCATATAACACGGTGGTGAAGATGTTTTGCGATATGGGGAAATTGCGTGCGGCTTACCAGGCTATGCAGAAGATGGAGGAGGCAGGCGTGCGACCAGATGTCATCACATACACGACGCTCATGGCTGCGTTCTATAATTGTGGCCAGCGTGAGATTGGGGATGGTTTGTGGAATCTCATGAGGTTGAGGGGTTGCAATCCGACACTTGCTAGCTACAATGTGAGGATCCAATTCCTGATTAACAGGAGAAGGGGGTGGCAGGCAAATGATTTGGTGCGGAAAATGCATGCAGCGGGGATCAAACCAGATGAGATCTCATACAATCTAATTATCAAGGGTTTCTTCATGATGGGTGAGCATGAGATGGCCAAGACGGTGTTTGGCGCGATGCACGGAAGAGGATGCAAGCCAAACAATAAGGTTTACCAGACAATGGTCCATTACCTCTGTGAGAAAAGGGACTTTGATTTGGCATTCAGGTTGTGCAAGGATAGCATGGAGAAGAACTGGTTTCCCAGTGCCACTACAATTGTCCAACTGTTGAAAGGCCTCATGGCAATCTCAAAGGAT